Proteins from one Flammeovirgaceae bacterium genomic window:
- a CDS encoding sigma-70 family RNA polymerase sigma factor has protein sequence MKTEIREPRASEVVDHFFRHEYGRVISFLARKFGADQFELVEDAVQEALYKAMQAWPFSGIPANPSGWITKTAQNKLIDELRRSQGFDQKAKQIIDEAEKQQLPDDVILRNELGDDLLKMMFACCRPEINEEYQIILALKILCGFGNKEIAMSLFKTEEAVAKAYLRSKEKLRETGFMLSVPSGEGLGHRLENLLRIIYLLFNEGYKAALGPALVRKDLCLEAIRLTGHILDHPSLSTSGANSLMALMLFQTARFESRINKEGRLQTLLEQDRGLWDRKLIEGGIAYLDRAAQANELTEYYVQASIAAVHCFAPDFKSTDWNAILSLYNILLRINPGKVVALNRIVALARVEGPEKALLELKSIEDEKLVNYYLFHAIKADLLNTVGDRKSATAAYEKASILADNQLEKEYLLSMAQKAPAP, from the coding sequence ATGAAAACGGAAATCAGGGAGCCACGGGCTTCTGAGGTAGTGGATCATTTTTTCCGTCATGAATATGGAAGGGTCATTTCTTTTTTGGCAAGGAAGTTTGGGGCCGATCAATTTGAATTGGTGGAAGATGCCGTGCAGGAGGCCCTATACAAGGCCATGCAGGCCTGGCCTTTTTCTGGAATACCGGCCAACCCTTCAGGGTGGATTACAAAAACTGCCCAAAATAAACTGATTGATGAACTGAGGAGGAGCCAGGGGTTTGATCAGAAGGCAAAACAGATAATTGATGAAGCCGAAAAGCAACAATTGCCCGATGACGTAATCCTTAGAAATGAACTCGGGGACGACCTCCTCAAAATGATGTTCGCCTGCTGCCGGCCAGAAATCAATGAAGAATACCAGATTATTTTGGCGCTGAAAATCCTTTGTGGGTTTGGCAACAAGGAAATAGCAATGTCGTTGTTCAAAACCGAAGAAGCCGTAGCAAAAGCGTATCTTAGGTCAAAGGAAAAACTGAGGGAAACGGGTTTTATGTTATCCGTTCCCTCTGGTGAAGGGCTGGGCCATCGGCTCGAAAACCTGCTTAGGATAATTTATTTGCTGTTCAATGAAGGCTACAAAGCTGCTTTGGGGCCTGCCCTGGTCAGGAAAGACCTTTGCCTTGAGGCCATCCGGTTGACAGGGCACATTTTGGACCACCCATCGTTGTCCACTTCGGGGGCAAATTCTTTAATGGCCTTAATGTTGTTTCAAACTGCCCGGTTCGAATCCCGGATCAACAAGGAGGGGAGGTTGCAAACCCTGTTGGAACAGGACCGTGGCCTTTGGGACAGAAAATTAATTGAAGGAGGCATCGCCTACCTGGACCGTGCCGCCCAGGCCAATGAACTGACCGAGTATTATGTACAAGCCAGTATTGCGGCCGTTCATTGTTTTGCGCCCGATTTCAAATCGACAGACTGGAACGCCATCCTGTCCCTGTACAATATTTTGCTTAGGATCAATCCTGGAAAGGTTGTGGCGCTTAACCGTATCGTGGCATTGGCAAGGGTGGAAGGGCCCGAAAAAGCCCTGTTGGAATTGAAATCCATTGAGGACGAAAAATTAGTAAATTATTATTTGTTCCACGCCATAAAGGCAGACTTGTTAAACACCGTTGGCGATCGCAAATCCGCCACGGCAGCGTATGAAAAAGCCTCTATTTTGGCCGACAATCAATTGGAGAAGGAGTACCTGCTCTCCATGGCACAAAAAGCCCCAGCCCCCTAG
- a CDS encoding dicarboxylate/amino acid:cation symporter: MTKKKTALLTLALFSVAAVLHLVDYYAGLSLPTVVLVGFRWLTVAAAILYAIKKGSLTTWILLSMVIGVEIGLNYPHFAQNLQVLSKIFLTLVKTIIAPILFSTLVVGIAGHSNLKQVGRMGWKSILYFEAVTTLALIIGLAAINLTQAGAGIELPEGFNQELPEARPQTWSEVILHIFPENIVKPIYHGDVLPIVVFSIIFGIALAMLPEKKKKPMLDFSESLAEAMFKFTNIIMHFAPFGVGAAIAVTVGHLGIDILTSLLKLLFTLYGALLAFVLLVLFPIAYFLKIPIRKFIRAVSEPVSIAFATTSSESALPKAMENMEKLGVPRKIVSFVLPTGYTFNLDGTTLYLSLAAVFVAQAAGIPLTFGHQLLIGLTLILTSKGVAGVPRASLVILLGTAASFGLPLWPIMAILGIDELMDMARTSINVTGNCLATVVIAKWEKEYKEPEGEINFD, encoded by the coding sequence TTGACAAAGAAAAAAACCGCCCTCCTCACGCTGGCCTTGTTTAGCGTGGCCGCAGTGCTCCACCTCGTTGATTATTATGCTGGCCTCTCCCTGCCCACGGTTGTGCTGGTGGGTTTTCGTTGGCTTACCGTGGCGGCCGCCATTTTATATGCCATCAAAAAAGGCTCCCTTACCACCTGGATTTTATTGAGCATGGTCATTGGCGTGGAGATAGGGCTCAACTACCCCCACTTCGCCCAAAACCTTCAGGTACTGAGCAAAATTTTCCTCACTCTGGTAAAGACCATTATTGCCCCGATACTTTTCTCCACTTTGGTGGTGGGGATAGCCGGCCACTCCAACCTGAAGCAGGTAGGCAGGATGGGCTGGAAATCCATTTTATACTTTGAGGCGGTGACCACTTTGGCCTTGATTATTGGGTTGGCGGCCATTAACCTCACACAGGCCGGGGCCGGCATCGAACTGCCCGAAGGCTTTAACCAAGAATTGCCGGAGGCCAGGCCACAGACCTGGTCGGAGGTGATCTTGCATATCTTCCCGGAAAACATCGTGAAGCCCATTTACCACGGTGACGTATTGCCCATAGTCGTGTTCAGCATAATTTTTGGGATTGCCCTGGCCATGCTGCCCGAAAAAAAGAAAAAACCCATGTTGGATTTTTCCGAAAGCCTGGCGGAAGCGATGTTTAAGTTCACCAACATAATCATGCACTTTGCCCCGTTTGGGGTAGGTGCCGCCATTGCGGTCACGGTAGGCCATTTGGGGATTGACATCCTTACCTCTTTGCTGAAATTGTTGTTCACCTTGTACGGGGCACTACTGGCGTTCGTGTTATTGGTGTTGTTTCCAATAGCCTACTTCCTCAAAATCCCCATTCGCAAATTTATACGGGCGGTGTCAGAGCCGGTATCCATTGCTTTTGCAACCACCAGCTCGGAATCGGCATTGCCCAAGGCCATGGAAAACATGGAGAAGCTGGGGGTGCCCCGCAAGATAGTTTCTTTCGTGTTGCCCACCGGCTACACCTTTAACCTGGACGGCACCACGTTATACCTGTCGCTTGCGGCCGTGTTTGTGGCCCAGGCCGCAGGCATACCCCTCACCTTTGGCCATCAGCTATTGATAGGGTTGACGCTGATACTTACCAGCAAAGGGGTGGCCGGTGTGCCCCGTGCTTCCCTGGTGATCTTGTTGGGGACGGCCGCCTCCTTCGGGCTGCCCCTCTGGCCCATCATGGCAATTTTGGGCATCGATGAATTGATGGACATGGCCAGGACCTCCATCAACGTTACAGGAAATTGCCTGGCCACGGTAGTGATCGCCAAATGGGAGAAGGAATACAAAGAACCGGAAGGGGAAATCAATTTTGACTAG
- a CDS encoding S9 family peptidase, which translates to MAPKTIFKVALLAFVTAGCSTSPNENPPKQYTMAQFMDIVQIGGSSFSPDESKIMFSSKETGIFNAFEVDINDGETRQLTHSTENSVYANSYFPKDERAIVQSDKGGNEITHLYVRDTDGAMHDLIKDSTAKAQYYGWGHSRELLYYASNARDKRFFDVYKIQVNQDMGEDKVYPATLVYKNDEGLSPAAISNDDRYIALTKSITTNNSDMYLLDVQSGDTKLLSAHEGDAQYTPQYFSPDGKKLFYLTDDGSEFNYLASYDLATGAKEKVEEAPWDIMYAYLSHNGTYRVVAINNDARTEIKIYKDGTGEQVKLPKLPDGDITGVNISDSENLMSFYVSSSKSPSNLFVYNFKTNEVKQLTHTMTPEIDPDDLVEGEVVRFASFDGLEVPALLYKPKGIAEGAKVPALLWIHGGPGGQTRLNYSPVIQHLVNHGYAILAVNNRGSSGYGKSFFKADDRKHGQDDLRDCVESKKFLATLPYIDTEKIGIAGGSYGGYMVMAALTFAPEEFAVGVNFFGVTNWLRTLKSIPPWWESFKVALYTEMGDPYVDSVALYNKSPLFHADKITKPFIVLQGSNDPRVLQVESDEMVAAARKNGVPVEYVVFPDEGHGFAKKENNIKASEEILKFLDKYLKGAKKPA; encoded by the coding sequence ATGGCACCAAAAACCATTTTCAAAGTTGCGTTACTGGCATTCGTAACGGCTGGTTGCTCCACCTCCCCTAATGAAAACCCGCCCAAACAATACACCATGGCCCAGTTTATGGACATTGTGCAGATTGGAGGCAGCTCGTTTTCCCCTGACGAAAGCAAAATCATGTTCAGCAGCAAGGAAACGGGTATTTTTAACGCCTTTGAGGTGGACATAAATGACGGGGAAACAAGGCAATTGACCCACTCCACGGAAAACTCGGTATATGCCAACTCCTATTTTCCAAAAGACGAAAGGGCAATCGTGCAAAGTGACAAAGGAGGCAACGAGATCACCCATCTTTATGTGAGGGACACGGACGGGGCCATGCACGACCTGATCAAGGACAGCACCGCCAAAGCCCAGTACTACGGGTGGGGCCATAGCAGGGAACTGCTGTACTATGCCTCCAACGCACGGGACAAACGTTTTTTTGATGTATATAAAATCCAGGTAAACCAGGACATGGGCGAAGACAAGGTGTACCCTGCCACCCTGGTTTATAAAAACGATGAGGGACTGTCGCCTGCCGCCATATCCAATGACGACCGGTACATCGCGTTGACAAAATCCATTACCACCAACAACTCCGATATGTACCTGCTGGATGTCCAGTCTGGGGACACCAAACTCTTGTCGGCACACGAAGGTGACGCGCAGTACACTCCTCAGTATTTTAGCCCTGACGGCAAGAAGCTTTTCTACCTCACCGATGATGGCTCCGAGTTTAACTACCTGGCAAGCTATGACCTGGCCACCGGGGCAAAGGAAAAAGTGGAGGAGGCGCCCTGGGACATTATGTACGCCTATCTTTCGCACAACGGAACCTACCGTGTCGTGGCCATCAACAATGATGCGCGGACAGAGATCAAAATTTACAAAGACGGCACCGGGGAACAGGTAAAGCTACCAAAGTTGCCCGATGGCGATATTACCGGGGTGAATATTTCGGATAGTGAAAACCTTATGTCCTTTTATGTGAGCAGTTCAAAGTCGCCAAGCAATTTGTTTGTCTATAATTTTAAAACCAACGAGGTGAAGCAGCTCACCCACACCATGACACCGGAGATAGACCCTGACGACCTGGTGGAAGGCGAGGTGGTCAGGTTTGCCTCTTTTGATGGCCTGGAGGTACCGGCCTTGTTGTACAAGCCCAAAGGCATTGCGGAAGGGGCGAAAGTGCCCGCCTTGCTGTGGATACATGGCGGGCCGGGCGGCCAAACCCGGCTTAATTACAGCCCAGTTATCCAGCACCTGGTCAACCATGGCTATGCCATCCTGGCCGTCAACAACCGGGGCAGTTCAGGTTATGGAAAATCCTTTTTCAAGGCGGATGACAGAAAACACGGACAGGATGATTTAAGGGACTGTGTGGAGTCAAAAAAATTCCTGGCCACTTTGCCCTACATTGATACGGAAAAAATAGGCATTGCAGGGGGCAGTTATGGTGGCTACATGGTGATGGCCGCCCTCACCTTCGCCCCCGAAGAGTTTGCCGTGGGCGTCAACTTTTTTGGCGTGACCAACTGGCTGAGGACACTGAAGAGCATCCCGCCCTGGTGGGAATCTTTTAAAGTGGCGCTCTATACCGAGATGGGCGACCCCTATGTGGATTCGGTAGCCCTCTACAACAAGTCCCCGTTGTTCCATGCCGACAAGATCACAAAGCCCTTTATTGTGCTGCAAGGAAGCAATGACCCACGGGTGCTTCAGGTGGAGTCTGACGAGATGGTGGCTGCCGCCCGAAAAAATGGCGTGCCCGTGGAATATGTGGTATTCCCGGATGAAGGCCACGGCTTTGCCAAAAAGGAAAACAACATCAAGGCCTCTGAAGAAATACTTAAGTTCCTTGACAAATACTTAAAAGGCGCCAAAAAGCCGGCATGA
- a CDS encoding NifU family protein, protein MLETDPKNIHIYLESNPNPNSLKFVVNEMLVPDGMSFDFPTPESAKEAPLAQELFAYPFVDRVFYMSNFVTVTKNEEVEWIEVQGTIKGHIKKFLEEGKLILDSQGPEAKEKVEEPETIKKIKNILDEYIKPAVEQDGGAITFHSFKEGVVKVTLQGSCSGCPSSTITLKAGIENLFKKMMPDEVQSVEALG, encoded by the coding sequence ATGCTGGAGACAGACCCCAAAAACATACATATTTACCTGGAATCGAACCCCAACCCCAATTCGCTCAAGTTCGTGGTGAACGAAATGCTGGTGCCCGATGGCATGAGTTTCGACTTCCCCACCCCGGAGAGCGCCAAAGAAGCGCCCCTTGCCCAGGAGCTGTTTGCCTATCCTTTTGTGGACAGGGTTTTTTACATGAGCAACTTCGTGACCGTGACCAAAAACGAAGAGGTGGAGTGGATCGAGGTACAGGGCACCATTAAGGGCCATATCAAAAAATTCCTTGAGGAAGGCAAGCTCATCCTTGACAGCCAGGGCCCGGAGGCCAAAGAAAAAGTGGAAGAACCCGAAACGATAAAAAAGATAAAAAACATCCTTGACGAATACATTAAACCTGCCGTGGAACAGGACGGTGGGGCCATTACCTTCCATTCGTTCAAAGAAGGGGTGGTAAAAGTTACCTTGCAAGGATCTTGCAGCGGGTGCCCCTCCTCCACCATTACCCTGAAAGCCGGTATTGAAAACCTCTTTAAGAAAATGATGCCGGACGAAGTGCAGTCGGTAGAGGCCTTGGGCTAG
- a CDS encoding SRPBCC domain-containing protein has translation MPDIRHKLAIHAKPGTVYANLTSIEGLAGWWTPDTSGKTEVGGVLRFGFGPEYFKEMKVVSLQPGKKVVWECLKATSEWVGTRLEFDFGPDGEKTTLVFSHSNWGSYTPMFAQCSYDWAMFLKSLKQLCEKGKGSPFPGQHQ, from the coding sequence ATGCCTGATATTAGACATAAGCTGGCCATTCATGCGAAGCCCGGCACGGTTTACGCAAACTTGACTTCAATCGAAGGCCTTGCCGGCTGGTGGACGCCCGATACGTCCGGGAAAACGGAAGTTGGCGGGGTGTTGAGGTTTGGTTTCGGGCCGGAATATTTCAAGGAAATGAAGGTGGTTTCCCTACAACCGGGGAAAAAAGTGGTCTGGGAATGCCTTAAAGCAACCAGCGAGTGGGTTGGCACCCGATTGGAATTTGACTTTGGGCCTGATGGGGAGAAAACGACCCTGGTGTTCTCACATTCCAACTGGGGCTCCTATACCCCTATGTTTGCCCAGTGCAGCTACGATTGGGCCATGTTTTTAAAAAGCCTAAAACAATTGTGCGAAAAGGGAAAGGGTTCCCCTTTTCCAGGCCAACATCAATAA
- the dusB gene encoding tRNA dihydrouridine synthase DusB yields MVKIGNITLGGFPLLLAPMEDVSDPPFRAVCKAGGADLMYTEFISSEGLIRDAAKSRKKLDIFEYERPIGIQLFGGDVDNMVQSARIATAANPDLIDINYGCPVKAVACRGAGAALLQDIPKMVKMTEAIVKCTPLPVTVKTRLGWDESTKNITEVAERLQDIGIKALTVHGRTRVQMYKGEADWSLIGEIKNNPRISIPIFGNGDIDSPEKAMEYRNRYGIDGIMVGRASIGNPWVFSQIKHYMATGAHLPPPGMEERVAVVKKHLGFSIRWKGERLGILEMRRHYSNYFRGVPNFKPVRAQLVESLSLDGIYSLLDDVAAAYAHEFAAA; encoded by the coding sequence ATGGTAAAAATTGGCAACATAACGCTAGGCGGTTTCCCACTTCTGCTCGCCCCCATGGAGGATGTGAGCGATCCGCCCTTTCGTGCCGTGTGCAAGGCAGGCGGTGCCGACCTTATGTACACCGAGTTTATTTCTTCCGAAGGCTTGATACGCGATGCCGCCAAAAGCAGGAAGAAGTTGGACATTTTTGAATACGAGCGCCCCATTGGCATCCAACTTTTTGGCGGGGACGTGGACAACATGGTGCAATCGGCCAGGATAGCCACTGCCGCCAACCCCGACCTTATCGACATCAACTACGGGTGCCCGGTGAAAGCGGTGGCCTGCAGGGGGGCTGGCGCTGCATTGCTCCAGGATATTCCAAAGATGGTGAAAATGACGGAGGCCATTGTAAAATGCACGCCTTTGCCGGTGACCGTGAAGACCAGGCTGGGATGGGACGAAAGCACCAAAAACATTACGGAAGTGGCGGAGCGCCTGCAGGATATAGGCATTAAGGCCCTGACCGTGCATGGCCGCACCCGCGTGCAGATGTACAAGGGAGAGGCAGACTGGTCATTGATAGGGGAAATAAAAAACAACCCCAGGATATCCATCCCCATTTTTGGAAATGGCGACATTGACTCCCCTGAAAAGGCGATGGAATACAGGAACCGGTATGGTATCGATGGCATCATGGTGGGAAGGGCATCCATCGGGAATCCCTGGGTTTTTTCCCAAATAAAGCATTACATGGCCACGGGCGCCCACCTGCCGCCCCCTGGCATGGAAGAGCGTGTGGCGGTAGTCAAAAAACACCTGGGTTTTTCCATACGGTGGAAAGGCGAGCGGCTGGGGATTTTGGAAATGAGGCGCCATTACTCCAATTATTTCCGGGGCGTCCCCAACTTCAAGCCGGTCCGCGCCCAGCTGGTGGAGTCACTTTCCTTGGATGGGATATACTCCCTGCTGGATGACGTGGCAGCGGCATACGCCCATGAATTTGCTGCCGCCTGA
- a CDS encoding phosphatidate cytidylyltransferase: MTPALKKYNNLTQRLITAFLGAAIIIFGIVFSEWTYYAVFFVLCLCSLIEFYDLSGLDGMLPQKTFGTICGMLIFSLSFFIEKEDISYRYYFLIFPIVSFVYLIKLYKKFERKPFTNIAYMILGLFYVAMPFALLNIAVYENGTYNFEIIFGCLFILWASDTGAYFAGTLFGKRKLFERISPKKSWEGALGGALLAVVFTLGIAHYFHSIERWQWITICVIIIIGGIYGDLIESLLKRSIEIKDSGSSLPGHGGFLDRFDGLLISAPFIVAFLEIF, encoded by the coding sequence GTGACCCCGGCATTGAAAAAATACAATAACCTGACGCAACGGCTCATCACCGCATTTTTGGGGGCCGCCATTATCATTTTTGGGATCGTGTTCAGCGAGTGGACCTACTATGCGGTTTTTTTTGTCCTTTGCCTGTGCTCGCTCATCGAGTTTTATGACCTGTCGGGGCTGGACGGCATGCTGCCGCAAAAGACTTTTGGGACCATCTGCGGGATGCTCATTTTTTCGCTTTCTTTTTTTATCGAAAAAGAAGACATTTCCTATCGTTACTATTTTTTGATATTCCCGATCGTTTCGTTTGTGTATTTGATCAAGTTGTACAAAAAATTTGAGCGGAAGCCCTTCACCAACATTGCCTACATGATCCTCGGCTTGTTTTATGTGGCCATGCCCTTTGCCCTGCTCAACATTGCCGTGTACGAAAACGGCACCTACAATTTCGAAATCATCTTCGGTTGCCTTTTTATCTTGTGGGCGAGCGACACCGGGGCCTACTTTGCCGGCACCTTGTTTGGAAAAAGAAAATTGTTCGAGCGCATCTCCCCCAAAAAATCATGGGAAGGCGCCCTGGGAGGGGCACTGCTGGCGGTGGTTTTCACCCTTGGCATCGCACACTATTTCCACTCCATCGAAAGATGGCAATGGATCACCATCTGCGTCATCATCATCATTGGCGGCATCTATGGCGACCTTATTGAGTCGCTGCTCAAGCGGAGCATCGAAATCAAAGACTCCGGCAGCAGCCTGCCCGGCCATGGGGGGTTCCTGGACCGGTTCGATGGGCTATTGATTTCCGCCCCCTTTATCGTGGCTTTTTTGGAAATTTTTTAG
- a CDS encoding DMT family transporter, translating to MTQTKDLTSVGLLTVLALIWGTSFILIKKGLVAFSAGEVGSLRVAFASLFVLPIALVKLKGLSSTDYFKLLLSGMVGIFIPSFLFSYAETKIDSSIAGVINSLTPIWTMIIGALFFLQRFRGAAIVGTLIGFGGTLVLIMANAGNAFGGISGYSFYVVLATLLYGANLNLIKYKIPHLPSLTITTVSVMLLGPFALAYLFGFTQFLPTLIRVEGAWKSFGYVAILGLMSTAVATVIFNKLIKTTSPLFSSSVTYLIPIVAVMWGVLDGEHLYLGHYLGMVAIVGGVYLANRKK from the coding sequence ATGACGCAGACAAAGGACCTCACATCCGTTGGTTTATTGACCGTGCTTGCCCTTATCTGGGGCACTTCGTTTATCCTGATAAAAAAAGGGCTGGTGGCCTTCTCGGCAGGGGAGGTGGGGTCGCTTCGTGTGGCGTTTGCCTCCTTGTTTGTGCTGCCCATAGCCCTGGTAAAGCTCAAGGGCTTGTCCTCCACGGATTACTTCAAGCTCCTGCTCTCGGGCATGGTAGGGATTTTCATTCCTTCATTCCTTTTTTCATACGCGGAAACCAAAATCGACAGCTCCATTGCGGGCGTGATCAATAGCCTTACCCCCATCTGGACCATGATCATCGGGGCATTGTTTTTCCTGCAGCGCTTCAGGGGGGCGGCCATTGTGGGCACGTTGATTGGGTTTGGCGGTACCCTGGTGCTGATCATGGCCAATGCCGGGAATGCTTTTGGGGGGATAAGTGGGTATTCCTTTTATGTGGTGCTGGCCACGCTCTTGTACGGGGCCAACCTCAACCTCATCAAGTATAAAATCCCCCACCTGCCTTCCCTTACCATCACCACGGTATCGGTGATGTTGCTTGGCCCGTTTGCATTGGCCTACCTTTTTGGCTTTACCCAATTTTTGCCAACGCTCATACGCGTGGAAGGCGCCTGGAAATCTTTTGGCTATGTGGCCATCCTGGGCCTAATGAGCACGGCCGTGGCCACGGTTATTTTTAACAAATTGATAAAAACGACTTCGCCCTTGTTTTCCAGTTCGGTAACCTACCTGATACCCATTGTGGCGGTAATGTGGGGCGTGCTGGACGGGGAACACCTGTACCTGGGGCATTACCTCGGGATGGTGGCCATTGTGGGAGGGGTGTATTTGGCCAACCGGAAAAAATAG
- a CDS encoding CPBP family intramembrane metalloprotease → MSSEPFDHQRPAWISVLFIFLTAMLGFVVIGPLIGFLLSIPFIEGGLLAFQSKLADPTAYPELRVPLYIMQGSATFFGLILIPALYLKGMEKKDPLLLFRDKPVYLQSLVITILVVIVFMVPNSFFVEWNASLSMPDFLKGFETWAREKEDVAAELTTYLTQFDTFGHFLLGFFVIAVLPGIGEELVFRGMLQPGLHRATGNIHAAIWISAILFSAIHLQFFGFVPRMLLGVMFGYLYYWSGNILVPMLAHFVNNGFSLLMVYLYQLGIVSFDLESGEQASPFMVALFTIITFGLLLYLKKFHRENKNFAS, encoded by the coding sequence ATGAGCAGTGAACCTTTTGATCACCAAAGACCCGCGTGGATTTCCGTCCTCTTCATTTTCCTCACCGCCATGCTTGGCTTTGTGGTCATCGGGCCGCTCATCGGGTTCCTTCTTTCCATCCCTTTCATAGAAGGCGGCCTGCTCGCCTTCCAATCAAAACTTGCCGACCCTACCGCCTATCCCGAATTGCGGGTGCCCCTCTACATCATGCAGGGCAGCGCCACCTTTTTCGGTTTGATCCTAATCCCCGCACTTTACCTCAAAGGCATGGAAAAGAAAGACCCGCTTTTGTTGTTTCGCGACAAGCCGGTTTACCTGCAAAGCCTTGTCATTACTATATTGGTGGTGATCGTGTTTATGGTCCCCAATAGTTTTTTTGTCGAGTGGAACGCCAGCTTATCGATGCCCGACTTCCTCAAAGGCTTTGAAACCTGGGCCCGGGAGAAAGAAGACGTTGCCGCGGAACTGACCACCTATCTTACCCAGTTCGATACTTTTGGCCACTTCCTGCTTGGCTTTTTTGTCATTGCCGTGCTGCCGGGAATTGGGGAGGAACTGGTCTTCAGGGGAATGCTGCAACCCGGACTGCACCGGGCCACCGGAAACATCCATGCCGCCATTTGGATTTCGGCCATCTTGTTCAGCGCCATACACCTACAGTTTTTTGGGTTTGTCCCCCGGATGCTGCTTGGGGTAATGTTTGGATACCTCTACTATTGGTCGGGCAACATCCTGGTGCCAATGCTGGCCCACTTTGTGAACAATGGATTTTCATTGTTAATGGTGTATTTGTACCAATTGGGCATTGTTTCGTTTGACCTGGAGTCTGGGGAACAGGCCTCCCCTTTTATGGTTGCCCTGTTTACCATCATCACCTTTGGCCTCCTGCTTTATTTGAAAAAATTCCATAGGGAAAACAAAAATTTCGCTTCGTGA
- a CDS encoding Glu/Leu/Phe/Val dehydrogenase, with protein MAYIEPAPLLDKENPFEAMMSRFQTASQILGLDEEVYNVLKSPARQAIVSLPITMDDGRIKVFEGYRVIHSTILGPSKGGIRFDTHVNLDEVKALAAWMTWKCAVVDIPYGGAKGGVCCNPREMSAGEIERLMRSYTLAMIDIFGPDKDIPAPDMGTGPREMAWLMDEYSRTQGMTINAVVTGKPIVLGGSLGRTEATGRGVMVTAMSAMQKLKINPYNATCAVQGFGNVGSWAARLLAERGLKIVAISDLHGAYHNENGVDIEAAVKFRDENKGSLEGFKGAEKIPGEDILTLPVDVLVPAATEDVITSRNAEKIQAKLIVEGANGPTSSKADGIINSKGITVAPDILANAGGVTVSYFEWVQNRLGYKWTAERVNRRSDRIMKDAFDHVFKISQDYKVPLRIAAYMVAIDKVAKTYKYRGGY; from the coding sequence ATGGCATACATTGAACCTGCCCCCCTCCTCGACAAGGAGAACCCTTTTGAGGCGATGATGTCCCGCTTTCAAACCGCATCACAGATATTAGGACTGGACGAAGAAGTCTATAATGTGCTCAAGTCGCCTGCCCGCCAGGCCATCGTTTCACTGCCCATCACCATGGATGACGGGCGCATAAAAGTATTTGAAGGCTACCGGGTGATCCACTCCACCATCCTGGGGCCCTCCAAGGGGGGCATCCGCTTCGATACCCATGTGAACTTGGACGAAGTAAAGGCCCTGGCCGCCTGGATGACCTGGAAATGTGCAGTGGTGGACATCCCCTATGGTGGTGCCAAAGGGGGCGTTTGCTGTAACCCCCGTGAAATGTCGGCAGGGGAGATCGAGCGGCTGATGAGGTCCTATACGCTCGCCATGATCGATATTTTTGGCCCCGATAAAGATATCCCTGCCCCTGACATGGGCACCGGCCCCAGGGAAATGGCCTGGTTGATGGACGAATATTCCCGTACCCAGGGCATGACCATAAATGCCGTGGTCACCGGAAAACCGATCGTGCTGGGCGGGTCGTTGGGAAGGACCGAGGCCACCGGGCGTGGGGTAATGGTCACCGCGATGTCGGCCATGCAAAAACTGAAAATCAACCCTTACAATGCCACCTGTGCCGTGCAAGGGTTTGGCAACGTAGGCTCCTGGGCGGCACGGCTATTGGCCGAGCGCGGGCTCAAAATAGTGGCCATCAGCGACTTGCATGGTGCCTACCACAATGAAAACGGGGTAGACATAGAGGCAGCCGTAAAATTCAGGGACGAAAACAAAGGATCTTTGGAAGGGTTCAAAGGTGCCGAAAAAATCCCGGGCGAGGATATCCTCACCCTGCCCGTGGACGTGCTCGTGCCTGCCGCCACCGAAGACGTGATCACCAGCCGCAATGCGGAAAAAATACAGGCCAAATTGATAGTGGAAGGCGCCAACGGGCCTACCTCTTCCAAGGCCGATGGCATCATCAACTCCAAGGGGATCACCGTGGCCCCGGACATCCTGGCCAATGCAGGGGGCGTTACCGTCTCCTATTTTGAGTGGGTACAAAACCGGCTGGGCTACAAATGGACTGCTGAACGGGTCAACAGAAGGTCGGACCGGATCATGAAGGATGCCTTTGACCATGTATTTAAAATCTCACAGGACTACAAAGTGCCCCTGCGCATTGCGGCCTATATGGTGGCCATAGACAAAGTGGCCAAAACCTATAAGTACCGCGGAGGCTATTAA